One genomic segment of Salmo trutta chromosome 8, fSalTru1.1, whole genome shotgun sequence includes these proteins:
- the LOC115198395 gene encoding low-density lipoprotein receptor-related protein 10 isoform X1 produces MTVSFNLCVINILFVTAYSSLELVSSTGFFSLPAHCGRSPQVLEAARGEIRSFVHHSSSYRPRPFYCRWIIKARVGEPVILSFSQFSTRCKKEWVSVTSSAGKPITLCGSDLPKPMELMGGNITVTHHFLPHLLPVSAFRLGYVRDSGDCTGVDFECLGGRCLPLSWRCNGRVECLGEGVGLGIDEQDCDGAMKILDPEHGKTVVATATPESYRARETGREKNRGSNSRGRDWETVGKAPGELEKEEEETEKQVDEDGDHTKEKEPANPIFDFWQFQHRGLPSHQPHRAHPSVTRAPIEWPCGGLLQTFYGTFAPPSIRGPPLFCVWTLDPQGSRPLKLDLRLLELGPGDTVTITDRQQGTGELLKAITSASNYKAIRVESLTGLLSLTYRTLPGSEGLGFNATYRVGGYCPPWEGKCGGAAGGCYTQEQKCDGHWDCPETGRDEAGCRGCPRDQFACGVAGQRALLAGHSFLGRPVCFPAKERCNYQLYCSDGSDERDCSICQPGTFHCDSDRCVFESWRCDGQLDCKDGTDELNCTVTLPPKVITCGGLLQTFYGTFAPPSIRGPPLFCVWTLDPQDSRPLKLDLRLLELGPGDTVTITDRQQGTGELIKTITNASNYKAIQVESRTGLLSLTYRTLPGSEGLGFNATYRVGGYCPPWEGKCGGAAGGCYTQEQKCDGHWDCPETGRDEAGCRGCPRDQFACGAAGQRALLAGHSFLGRPVCFPAKERCNYQLYCSDGSDERDCSICQPGTFHCDSDRCVFESWRCDGQVDCKDGTDELNCTVTLPRKVITAATVGSLVCGLLLVIAMGCTCKLYSLRTREYSMFAPISRQEAALIQQQAPPSYGQLIAQGIIPPVEDFPTENPNESSSLTLRGILQLLRQDTANSPRRRRRPRFVRRAVRRMRRWGLIPRPTSRPSQPSSSAPQQTDPTSTGVEPSQSTPATSSLAVEAVNLPLPQKLGLLPQTVQHPPPPPPPASLPPPLVSIPATPQSFPVAAPPTPSSPSLASLFHSLGRGISRFRASPFSSSPSNSLPLSTSPSFSSSSEDEVLLIPLSEDMTSEDDVPLLTLDP; encoded by the exons ATGACTGTCTCTTTCAACCTTTGTGTCATCAACATTTTGTTTGTAACTG CCTACAGCAGCCTGGAGCTGGTCTCCAGTACTG GTTTCTTCTCTCTCCCAGCTCATTGTGGACGATCTCCCCAAGTCCTGGAGGCTGCGAGAGGAGAGATCAGAAGCTTTGTGCACCACAGCTCGTCCTACCGCCCTCGGCCCTTCTACTGTCGTTGGATTATCAAGGCACGTGTAGGAGAGCCTGTTATTCTCAG TTTCTCCCAGTTTTCCACACGGTGTAAGAAGGAATGGGTCTCGGTGACATCATCGGCTGGCAAGCCCATTACCCTCTGTGGTTCCGACCTGCCAAAACCCATGGAGTTGATGGGGGGAAACATTACAGTGACGCACCACTTCCTGCCACACTTATTGCCTGTGTCTGCGTTCCGCCTGGGCTATGTCAGAG actcTGGTGACTGTACGGGTGTGGACTTTGAGTGTTTGGGCGGGCGCTGCCTGCCCCTGTCGTGGCGTTGTAACGGCCGGGTGGAGTGCCTGGGTGAAGGGGTGGGCCTGGGCATAGACGAGCAAGACTGTGATGGAGCGATGAAGATCCTGGATCCTGAGCATGGCAAAACAGTGGTGGCCACCGCCACGCCAGAGTCCTACAGGGCGcgggagacaggaagagagaagaaCAGGGGGAGTAACAGCAGAGGGAGGGATTGGGAAACAGTAGGGAAGGCACCGGGTGAgctggagaaagaggaggaggagacagagaagcAAGTAGACGAGGATGGGGACCACACCAAGGAAAAGGAGCCAGCCAATCCTATATTTGACTTCTGGCAGTTCCAGCATCGTGGACTCCCCAGCCACCAGCCTCACAGAGCCCACCCCAGTGTGACCCGGGCTCCCATTGAGTGGCCCTGCGGGGGCCTGCTCCAGACCTTCTATGGGACGTTCGCCCCTCCTTCCATCAGGGGCCCCCCTCTGTTCTGTGTGTGGACCCTGGACCCCCAGGGCTCTAGGCCTCTGAAGCTGGACCTGCGGCTGCTGGAGCTGGGGCCTGGAGACACGGTCACCATCACTGACAGACAGCAGGGCACCGGGGAACTCCTCAAAGCT ATCACCAGCGCGTCCAATTACAAGGCCATCCGGGTCGAGTCCCTGACTGGCCTCCTCTCCCTGACCTATCGTACGCTCCCCGGCTCTGAGGGGCTGGGCTTCAACGCCACCTACCGTGTCGGGGGCTACTGCCCCCCCTGGGAAGGTAAATGTGGGGGTGCCGCGGGAGGCTGCTACACCCAGGAACAGAAGTGTGACGGGCACTGGGACTGTCCCGAGACGGGACGTGACGAAGCAGGGTGCAGGGGATGTCCCCGGGACCAGTTTGCCTGTGGAGTGGCTGGGCAGAGGGCGCTGCTGGCGGGGCATAGCTTCCTAGGGCGTCCGGTGTGTTTCCCTGCCAAGGAGAGGTGTAATTACCAGCTGTACTGTTCTGATGGGAGCGATGAGAGAGACTGTTCTATATGTCAACCTGGGACCTTCCACTGCGACAGTGACAg GTGTGTTTTTGAGAGCTGGCGCTGTGACGGCCAGCTGGACTGTAAGGACGGGACAGACGAGCTGAACTGCACTGTGACCCTGCCTCCCAAGGTCATCACCTGCGGGGGCCTCCTCCAGACCTTCTATGGGACGTTCGCCCCTCCATCCATCAGGGGCCCCCCTCTGTTCTGTGTGTGGACCCTGGACCCCCAGGACTCTAGGCCTCTGAAGCTGGACCTGCGGCTGCTGGAGCTGGGGCCTGGAGACACGGTCACCATCACTGACAGACAGCAGGGCACCGGGGAACTTATCAAAACT ATCACTAATGCGTCCAATTACAAGGCCATCCAGGTCGAGTCCCGGACCGGCCTCCTCTCCCTGACCTATCGTACGCTCCCCGGCTCTGAGGGGCTGGGCTTCAACGCCACCTACCGTGTCGGGGGCTACTGCCCCCCCTGGGAAGGTAAATGTGGGGGTGCCGCGGGAGGCTGCTACACCCAGGAACAGAAGTGTGACGGGCACTGGGACTGTCCCGAGACGGGACGTGACGAAGCAGGGTGCAGGGGATGTCCCCGGGACCAGTTTGCCTGTGGAGCGGCTGGGCAGAGGGCGCTGCTGGCGGGGCATAGCTTCCTAGGGCGTCCGGTGTGTTTCCCTGCCAAGGAGAGGTGTAATTACCAGCTGTACTGTTCTGATGGGAGCGATGAGAGAGACTGTTCTATATGTCAACCTGGGACCTTCCACTGCGACAGTGACAg GTGTGTGTTTGAGAGCTGGCGCTGTGACGGCCAGGTGGACTGTAAGGACGGGACAGACGAGCTGAACTGCACCGTGACCCTGCCTCGGAAGGTCATCACCGCGGCAACCGTTGGCAGCCTGGTCTGCGGGCTGTTGCTGGTCATCGCTATGGGTTGCACCTGCAAGCTCTACTCACTGCGCACTCGAGAATACAG TATGTTTGCTCCAATCAGCCGCCAAGAGGCGGCGCTGATCCAGCAGCAGGCTCCTCCCTCCTACGGTCAGCTGATTGCCCAGGGCATCATCCCTCCAGTGGAGGACTTCCCCACAGAGAACCCCAATGAG TCTTCCTCTCTTACTCTGAGAGGTATCCTCCAGCTCCTCAGACAGGACACCGCCAACTCTCCACGTCGCCGTCGCCGGCCCCGATTCGTCCGCCGGGCTGTCCGTCGCATGCGGAGGTGGGGCTTAATCCCTAGACCCACCTCCAGGCCCTCCCAGCCTTCCAGTTCCGCCCCCCAGCAGACAGATCCCACCTCTACTGGTGTAGAGCCCAGTCAATCAACTCCCGCAACTTCCTCATTGGCTGTGGAAGCCGTCAATCTGCCATTGCCACAGAAACTAGGCTTGCTCCCTCAGACGGTGCagcacccaccaccaccaccgcctcccgcctcccttcctccacccctcGTCTCTATCCCAGCCACCCCCCAGAGCTTCCCTGTGGCTGCCCCTCCCACCCCCAGTAGCCCCTCCCTAGCCTCGCTCTTCCACTCTCTGGGGCGCGGTATCTCTCGCTTCCGCGCCTCCCcgttctcctcctccccctccaactccctgcccctctccacatccccctctttctcctcctcttcggAGGATGAGGTGCTGCTTATCCCCCTCTCGGAGGACATGACCTCGGAGGATGACGTCCCCCTGCTAACCCTTGACCCCTGA
- the LOC115198395 gene encoding low-density lipoprotein receptor-related protein 10 isoform X2 — protein MTVSFNLCVINILFVTAYSSLELVSSTAHCGRSPQVLEAARGEIRSFVHHSSSYRPRPFYCRWIIKARVGEPVILSFSQFSTRCKKEWVSVTSSAGKPITLCGSDLPKPMELMGGNITVTHHFLPHLLPVSAFRLGYVRDSGDCTGVDFECLGGRCLPLSWRCNGRVECLGEGVGLGIDEQDCDGAMKILDPEHGKTVVATATPESYRARETGREKNRGSNSRGRDWETVGKAPGELEKEEEETEKQVDEDGDHTKEKEPANPIFDFWQFQHRGLPSHQPHRAHPSVTRAPIEWPCGGLLQTFYGTFAPPSIRGPPLFCVWTLDPQGSRPLKLDLRLLELGPGDTVTITDRQQGTGELLKAITSASNYKAIRVESLTGLLSLTYRTLPGSEGLGFNATYRVGGYCPPWEGKCGGAAGGCYTQEQKCDGHWDCPETGRDEAGCRGCPRDQFACGVAGQRALLAGHSFLGRPVCFPAKERCNYQLYCSDGSDERDCSICQPGTFHCDSDRCVFESWRCDGQLDCKDGTDELNCTVTLPPKVITCGGLLQTFYGTFAPPSIRGPPLFCVWTLDPQDSRPLKLDLRLLELGPGDTVTITDRQQGTGELIKTITNASNYKAIQVESRTGLLSLTYRTLPGSEGLGFNATYRVGGYCPPWEGKCGGAAGGCYTQEQKCDGHWDCPETGRDEAGCRGCPRDQFACGAAGQRALLAGHSFLGRPVCFPAKERCNYQLYCSDGSDERDCSICQPGTFHCDSDRCVFESWRCDGQVDCKDGTDELNCTVTLPRKVITAATVGSLVCGLLLVIAMGCTCKLYSLRTREYSMFAPISRQEAALIQQQAPPSYGQLIAQGIIPPVEDFPTENPNESSSLTLRGILQLLRQDTANSPRRRRRPRFVRRAVRRMRRWGLIPRPTSRPSQPSSSAPQQTDPTSTGVEPSQSTPATSSLAVEAVNLPLPQKLGLLPQTVQHPPPPPPPASLPPPLVSIPATPQSFPVAAPPTPSSPSLASLFHSLGRGISRFRASPFSSSPSNSLPLSTSPSFSSSSEDEVLLIPLSEDMTSEDDVPLLTLDP, from the exons ATGACTGTCTCTTTCAACCTTTGTGTCATCAACATTTTGTTTGTAACTG CCTACAGCAGCCTGGAGCTGGTCTCCAGTACTG CTCATTGTGGACGATCTCCCCAAGTCCTGGAGGCTGCGAGAGGAGAGATCAGAAGCTTTGTGCACCACAGCTCGTCCTACCGCCCTCGGCCCTTCTACTGTCGTTGGATTATCAAGGCACGTGTAGGAGAGCCTGTTATTCTCAG TTTCTCCCAGTTTTCCACACGGTGTAAGAAGGAATGGGTCTCGGTGACATCATCGGCTGGCAAGCCCATTACCCTCTGTGGTTCCGACCTGCCAAAACCCATGGAGTTGATGGGGGGAAACATTACAGTGACGCACCACTTCCTGCCACACTTATTGCCTGTGTCTGCGTTCCGCCTGGGCTATGTCAGAG actcTGGTGACTGTACGGGTGTGGACTTTGAGTGTTTGGGCGGGCGCTGCCTGCCCCTGTCGTGGCGTTGTAACGGCCGGGTGGAGTGCCTGGGTGAAGGGGTGGGCCTGGGCATAGACGAGCAAGACTGTGATGGAGCGATGAAGATCCTGGATCCTGAGCATGGCAAAACAGTGGTGGCCACCGCCACGCCAGAGTCCTACAGGGCGcgggagacaggaagagagaagaaCAGGGGGAGTAACAGCAGAGGGAGGGATTGGGAAACAGTAGGGAAGGCACCGGGTGAgctggagaaagaggaggaggagacagagaagcAAGTAGACGAGGATGGGGACCACACCAAGGAAAAGGAGCCAGCCAATCCTATATTTGACTTCTGGCAGTTCCAGCATCGTGGACTCCCCAGCCACCAGCCTCACAGAGCCCACCCCAGTGTGACCCGGGCTCCCATTGAGTGGCCCTGCGGGGGCCTGCTCCAGACCTTCTATGGGACGTTCGCCCCTCCTTCCATCAGGGGCCCCCCTCTGTTCTGTGTGTGGACCCTGGACCCCCAGGGCTCTAGGCCTCTGAAGCTGGACCTGCGGCTGCTGGAGCTGGGGCCTGGAGACACGGTCACCATCACTGACAGACAGCAGGGCACCGGGGAACTCCTCAAAGCT ATCACCAGCGCGTCCAATTACAAGGCCATCCGGGTCGAGTCCCTGACTGGCCTCCTCTCCCTGACCTATCGTACGCTCCCCGGCTCTGAGGGGCTGGGCTTCAACGCCACCTACCGTGTCGGGGGCTACTGCCCCCCCTGGGAAGGTAAATGTGGGGGTGCCGCGGGAGGCTGCTACACCCAGGAACAGAAGTGTGACGGGCACTGGGACTGTCCCGAGACGGGACGTGACGAAGCAGGGTGCAGGGGATGTCCCCGGGACCAGTTTGCCTGTGGAGTGGCTGGGCAGAGGGCGCTGCTGGCGGGGCATAGCTTCCTAGGGCGTCCGGTGTGTTTCCCTGCCAAGGAGAGGTGTAATTACCAGCTGTACTGTTCTGATGGGAGCGATGAGAGAGACTGTTCTATATGTCAACCTGGGACCTTCCACTGCGACAGTGACAg GTGTGTTTTTGAGAGCTGGCGCTGTGACGGCCAGCTGGACTGTAAGGACGGGACAGACGAGCTGAACTGCACTGTGACCCTGCCTCCCAAGGTCATCACCTGCGGGGGCCTCCTCCAGACCTTCTATGGGACGTTCGCCCCTCCATCCATCAGGGGCCCCCCTCTGTTCTGTGTGTGGACCCTGGACCCCCAGGACTCTAGGCCTCTGAAGCTGGACCTGCGGCTGCTGGAGCTGGGGCCTGGAGACACGGTCACCATCACTGACAGACAGCAGGGCACCGGGGAACTTATCAAAACT ATCACTAATGCGTCCAATTACAAGGCCATCCAGGTCGAGTCCCGGACCGGCCTCCTCTCCCTGACCTATCGTACGCTCCCCGGCTCTGAGGGGCTGGGCTTCAACGCCACCTACCGTGTCGGGGGCTACTGCCCCCCCTGGGAAGGTAAATGTGGGGGTGCCGCGGGAGGCTGCTACACCCAGGAACAGAAGTGTGACGGGCACTGGGACTGTCCCGAGACGGGACGTGACGAAGCAGGGTGCAGGGGATGTCCCCGGGACCAGTTTGCCTGTGGAGCGGCTGGGCAGAGGGCGCTGCTGGCGGGGCATAGCTTCCTAGGGCGTCCGGTGTGTTTCCCTGCCAAGGAGAGGTGTAATTACCAGCTGTACTGTTCTGATGGGAGCGATGAGAGAGACTGTTCTATATGTCAACCTGGGACCTTCCACTGCGACAGTGACAg GTGTGTGTTTGAGAGCTGGCGCTGTGACGGCCAGGTGGACTGTAAGGACGGGACAGACGAGCTGAACTGCACCGTGACCCTGCCTCGGAAGGTCATCACCGCGGCAACCGTTGGCAGCCTGGTCTGCGGGCTGTTGCTGGTCATCGCTATGGGTTGCACCTGCAAGCTCTACTCACTGCGCACTCGAGAATACAG TATGTTTGCTCCAATCAGCCGCCAAGAGGCGGCGCTGATCCAGCAGCAGGCTCCTCCCTCCTACGGTCAGCTGATTGCCCAGGGCATCATCCCTCCAGTGGAGGACTTCCCCACAGAGAACCCCAATGAG TCTTCCTCTCTTACTCTGAGAGGTATCCTCCAGCTCCTCAGACAGGACACCGCCAACTCTCCACGTCGCCGTCGCCGGCCCCGATTCGTCCGCCGGGCTGTCCGTCGCATGCGGAGGTGGGGCTTAATCCCTAGACCCACCTCCAGGCCCTCCCAGCCTTCCAGTTCCGCCCCCCAGCAGACAGATCCCACCTCTACTGGTGTAGAGCCCAGTCAATCAACTCCCGCAACTTCCTCATTGGCTGTGGAAGCCGTCAATCTGCCATTGCCACAGAAACTAGGCTTGCTCCCTCAGACGGTGCagcacccaccaccaccaccgcctcccgcctcccttcctccacccctcGTCTCTATCCCAGCCACCCCCCAGAGCTTCCCTGTGGCTGCCCCTCCCACCCCCAGTAGCCCCTCCCTAGCCTCGCTCTTCCACTCTCTGGGGCGCGGTATCTCTCGCTTCCGCGCCTCCCcgttctcctcctccccctccaactccctgcccctctccacatccccctctttctcctcctcttcggAGGATGAGGTGCTGCTTATCCCCCTCTCGGAGGACATGACCTCGGAGGATGACGTCCCCCTGCTAACCCTTGACCCCTGA